The genomic region ATAAATACACACAGTTATCTATCGTGTCCCAAGGCAATCAGAATGCTATGTTACTGAACTTTTAACTTGTGACATGTCAGGGCCAACTACCTTACATGCTATTATATATCTCATATATCCCCAACTTGATAACATTATTATAGAGGCTTTTATTGCACATCTTTCCTACAGTACTCCCAATAAAAAGTCCTTTCaaactcacagggttattcaatgaagtgtgatttcttttttttggggggggggaggaggagggaagggggttcaaagtgaatttaaaattaacaAATGAGAAAAATACTCTGTTTCCAGATTAACTActgtggcctaaaatttgaaattcactttgaaatcctgaCAATTAACACTTTAGAGAATTATCTGGTGCATGTGGTTTTGTGCGGATCTACAAAACAGGATAACCTATTCTGTTGTAGCCTGAGCTGTAATCGTAAAACATTTGTGGAAGAGGACATTCGGGGAAGCTTGAATTAAATGATGTCAGGTTAGAGCAGCTGTCGTCTATTGCAGAAGTGATGCTTGAGTCAGTGCTATTTGTATAGAGAGATGCTGGCAGTGGAACACATTTCAAGGTTTCATTCAAATTAGGGCTGCAAGTTCCCACAGGACTCTTTTTAACTTGATTACATGGATTCCAAGGGTCGGCATAAATGAGTCCATTTAGCAAATTATTTGGCTCATACAGGGAATGTTCCGCTGAAATGTCTTGATGAATCCTCACTGATGCCCCCTGAAAGATCTCTTGTTCTGAGATCATGTTATTGTAGTCTGGGCCCAAGAGGTCAAAAAACTCGATGGCATCTTGGTTAACTTTTTCCGGGTCTTTAAAAGTCATGAGGGAGTTGCAGAGAAGTCCTGCTGAAGAAGTGTTGGCAGGTTCTGTGAAAAAGGATTGTGGCAGATTGCGATTTCTCAAAGGAACCTTTTTACATTTCTCTCCACGGATTTCCTTTGCATTGTCAAAAAGAGCTGCCAAGCTTTTGCTCTGTAAATTGGCCTGGGAGCTGTCCCTCTTGGGAGGGGGCTTGCAATGAAAGATCGGGGGACTGATAGTGCAGCTGGGGGATGCAATATGGCGTTTGGGAGATCCCTGGCTTACGTTACCATTGCTGATCATACCTGTACAcctctttatttgtttttgcagGTACTTCCTGTGATTGACCTTCCTTTTGGATTTCACAGGCTTGTCCAGAGCAAGCTTGATGTTGCTCGAAGCTGTGTTGATGAAACTTAGCAAGTCTCTGGTGGCTTCCTTGAAATCCCCACTTTCAACGGCACCAACAAAGTCTCCTCCATCTTGGTAACCTTTTTCAAAGTCCACAATAGATCCAGGAAAATACAAGGGTATGAAATGGTGATTCATTACCGCAGTCTGTACAGCCATCACTTTTAGGTCTTTCCTCTAATTAGAGTCTGGCATGTCACCTAATAAAAATCCGGTTAATACAGGCTGACCTCTTAGATGTAATGTGAGATTAAGTCCCAATTCTATTCCAAAACACAAGCACTTTTTTCAGTTCCAAAGTTCTATGCGATATAACTGTGTTACTTAATATACTAACTCATTATTGGTTTTCTCAGCAGAATCTAAAATCcagaagaatttaaaaaaaaaacaggaagaaaCTGTCCCAAGTCCATCAAGGGAGTCTGTCAGAGATTTCCATTGGTGTGAATAAATTTAGCAGAGCATAATCCAGGCTTTCAGATTTCCCAgagcagcagtctgtgtgtgtgcttccTGTGTCTCTAGATCTTAACTCGTTCTCACCAGAAACACACAGGACTGAAAGAGTTGGGAGGGACAGTCTAGTGGGAGGTCTAGCAGCTACAAACGTATCATCTTTCACTAAATCCAAGGGGAGTGAAAGATACAAGAGATGATTGAAATAAAGCCCAAGGGGTGCTCTTTCCCCCTATGAACAGCGAGAAAGGGGGGGCGGAATTTCCTTCCTTGTTTTAAGATTAgtcaaaaagaaacacaaaattgATCTTAGTAAATACTATAGCCTTCACCTTACAGGTCACACAAAAATGTATAAGTGAAAACATTATTCTTAGCAAGAGCAATTGTGTAAAGCAATCTTTTCTTGGGTTTTCGAGTTAATTAAATAGTGAGATTTGAAGGTTGGAAACTTGGAAAACATAATTATAGCTACCATTTTCTTACAGATTGCTTGTTCCGTTTCTAAATTTTTAGAAGAATGCTATCAACCACTTATAATCATGTAAGCGATTTAGTTATGTAAACGTCGCTTATGCTGAATCGAAAGTCAAATTGCAATATCTAGGCTAGAAtaacaaaattggaaaaaattaaCTACAGCATGATGGAATTTTAAAGTAGTTGCAATATTCAGCCATCTGCCCAGCTATAGAGAGGCCAAACACAGAGCCTGACCAGATATAATAATTAACTCTATCTGAAAACCACTTGCATTTACAATTGTTGGAACAAGCATATAATTGTCTTTAGCAACATAATATTCTCTCACAATTGGAAATGTAAAAATTGATGAAGGGGGTCAACAAGTTAAGACCATGTACGTAAATTGGGGTCCTGTCAAAAAAGTTATTAGTGGGGATCCAG from Pelobates fuscus isolate aPelFus1 chromosome 1, aPelFus1.pri, whole genome shotgun sequence harbors:
- the FAM181B gene encoding protein FAM181B; this translates as MAVQTAVMNHHFIPLYFPGSIVDFEKGYQDGGDFVGAVESGDFKEATRDLLSFINTASSNIKLALDKPVKSKRKVNHRKYLQKQIKRCTGMISNGNVSQGSPKRHIASPSCTISPPIFHCKPPPKRDSSQANLQSKSLAALFDNAKEIRGEKCKKVPLRNRNLPQSFFTEPANTSSAGLLCNSLMTFKDPEKVNQDAIEFFDLLGPDYNNMISEQEIFQGASVRIHQDISAEHSLYEPNNLLNGLIYADPWNPCNQVKKSPVGTCSPNLNETLKCVPLPASLYTNSTDSSITSAIDDSCSNLTSFNSSFPECPLPQMFYDYSSGYNRIGYPVL